Genomic DNA from Halomonas sp. BDJS001:
GTACGCTGGCGCTGGCGATGATCCTGTTCGATGGCGGGCTACAAACCCCCACTGCCTCGATTAAAAAAGTCTGGAAACCTGCTTCTCTACTCGCCACGTTAGGGGTATTGATTACCGCCCTTATTACCGGTTTAGCCGCTGCCTATATTTTAGGCCTGCCACTTTTAGAGGGTTTCTTACTAGGCGCCATTGTAGGCTCAACAGACGCTGCAGCGGTGTTTTCGTTACTGCGCAATGCTGGCATACATATTAATAAAAAGCTTAAGTCGACCTTGGAGATTGAAAGCGCCTCGAACGACCCGATGGCTATTTTCTTGACGGTCGGCCTGCTGGAAGTGCTGGTTAACAACATGCAGCCAGGCACGGGATTACTGAAGCTTTTTATACTACAGATGGGCCTGGGTGGATTAGTGGGGTTAGGGGTTGGCTGGGTATCAGTAAAACTCATCAACCGTATCCACCTGGTCGCCTCTGGGCTTTACCCGGTCATGGTCGCAGCTTGCGGCTTTCTCTCCTTCGGCATCTCAGCCAACCTGGGCGGCAGCGGGTTCCTGGCCATTTTCTTAACCGGGGTATTTATTGGCAATCATCGAATTGCTTTTCAACGCAGCACTTTCTTGTTTCATGATGGGCTCGCCTGGTTAAGCCAAATCGTCATGTTTGTGGTACTCGGCTTACTGATTAATCCCGTATCACTGCTGGATGTATGGCTGGAAGGTTTATTAATTGCGGCAGTGCTTATTTTAATTGCACGCCCCATTGCAGTCTTCCCTATCATGAAACTGTTTGGTTTTAATGCTCGTGAAACCAGTTTAGTCGCCTGGGTGGGTTTACGCGGTTCCGTGCCCATCATCCTGGCTATTTTTCCACTTATGTTTGGCCTGGAAGGAGCAGAGTTAATCTTTAACGTGGTGTTTTTCGTGGTACTGATTTCAGCAACGATCCAAGGTACTACTCTGCCTATCGTGGCACGTAAATTAAGATTGACCGAGATGCCCCCCGCAGTACCTGCTGCAAGTCTTGAAATTACCGCGCTGGAGGAGGTGGATGCCGATATTGTGGAGTACACCCTGAGTGATCACCCACGAGCCGCAGGTCGAAGGCTTTCACAAATGGCACTGCCCGACACCACGGTGGTCGCCATGATTACCCGGGGTAAAGATGTGATTCCCCCACGAGGCTCAACAGAGCTAATGGCGGGCGACCACTTATTTGTAGTGCTGCGCCCAGAAACGCGCCCCTTTATAGACTGCGTCTTTTCAGACGCCATTGGCGTGGTGAGTGAAGAGCTTCCCGACCAGGAATTAAAGCTGAAAGGCAGCACAAAAATAGATGATTTACGCCACTCCTATGGCTTGTTCATCAAGGAGCAGAATGGGCAAATGACGCTGGATACACTACTGCGCAACCACTTATCTAAACAGCCCGAAGTAGGCGATTCAATGCAAATAGAGGGCATCTCGTTAGCAGTGCTGGAAACACTCGGCGGTCGTATCACCACGGTAGGCTTAACGGTTCAAGGATCCTCATTAACGGCTGCCAGGGCTTGAGTCCGTTGACGTTTCACGCACGGCCACGATGAAACGCCAACAGCACCTAGCCTCTCACGAGGCTAGAAAGAAACACCCTTATTATTAAGCACGTTGCTACGCTGAGGCCGTCTCATAGGCGGCCTTGAGACGATAAAACTCTTCGACAATGGCGGCCATTTCATCGGCGTCATAATCACAAAGACCGCTCACTACGAGCTTTTTTGAACCAACGCCAACCGCTTCACCCGCAGACTCAATCGAGAAGTCCAGCAGTGCGTCAGCGCGCTTGCCATATACCTCTAACGAGGAGTGGTTCAACGTTAAACCGGGGGAAAAGCCATCCAATCGCTCAAGCGAAAACCCCATGCTATCGTAGATAACCAAAGGGCGTTTAGGGTTAAACATTACCCCGTGTTGCTCCATCAATGGCTTGAGATAGTGGGGGAAATTTTTGCCAGAGAATGCCACGTAGCAGCGTGCAAATGCTTCCACCGCTGCCGTATCGCGGGTAATTTCGCCGCTGCGCACCACCTGCAGGTAGCACTTACCGCTATCATCGCAGACGTGCAGCGTGCCATCGTCTGCTTCGCTAAACTTAAGCGGCGTGTCGGCTCCCACCATATTGGTGAAGCGAAATTCCATTTGCCGTGATAGCCCAAACGTTGCGAGAACCAGCGCAAACAGCAAGTCACCGGGGACACAAAAGCGGCGTGCATCCGGGTTATGAATAGGGTTGTAGTCACCCGCCACGCCTTTGGCGAAACGACTGGCCTGCTCTGCGGAGATCACCACATACTCTCCGCGCTGCGTGTAAAAATCCTTGAACATGGCGTTTGTTGCCTGCCTAGCGTTGAAATCGAAAACCCGTCACTGCCCAACGTCGCGCATATTGCCACAAAATACGCCCCAACAGGAGCTATCTGCTAGGGAAGCCACTATGTCAGACGCGAACACTCGTAAAAATCGCCTACCTCGCCTGCTGCTGAGGGTATTGATCGGCCTACTCTTTATCATCCTTGTTTGGGTGGCAGGCAGTTATTGGCTGCTTAATAGCCAGTGGTTGCCAGCGCGCCTTTCACAGTTTGAGGGCGTCGATATCCGCTGGGAACAGGGCGTTAGCCGACACCCAGGCCGCTGGGAAGTAGAGGGGCTCTATCTGGCTCGTGAAGATGAAGCACTGCCCATCTCGATTGAGGCCGAACACGCCACTCTTTCGCTCTCGCTACTGGCCCTACTGCGCGGCGAGCTGCATATCGAGGCACTCGATGCAAAGGGTATTCGCCGCCTGACCGTTGGTGACATTGCGCTTGAAGCTGACGGCCAGTTGCAGGTGGCAGAAACGACGCTAAGCCGTGACACCCTCGCGATCCCTAACGTCTCCCTCGCCATCACTAATGGTCGTTTAGTTCGCCTAAGTGATCAAGCGACCCTGGTAAGCGCTATCAATCTTAACGCTGAGGCGACGCTCAAAACGATAACCCCTGTCAATGCCCGCAGCGGCGAGCTGAACTCCAACCTGCTGGCAGCGCTCTCCGCGCAACTACAGTTGGATGCCCAAGCGGATGCCTGGGATGTCTTTATGCCCTACCTGGACGCCCTCCCCTGGTTAACCCTGGAGGGCCGCGGGGCACTGACGGGAACACTAGAGCTCATCGCTGGCAAGTTACAAGCCGGTAGCAACGTTACCCTGAACGCCCCCTTGCTGCGTTTAGCCGTCGATGAGCAGCGTTTACGCGCACCCACTGACACACCAAACTGGCTAATTGCCGACGATCCACCGCCACGCCACACAGCCACCGGCCAAGGCCAGGTTCGTTTGGCCGTTGAGAGTGATCAACTGCATTTTTCGACCCAGCTCAACGATGTAACGCTTGCTGACACTCATCCTTACGCCGAGAATACCGACCTTCATTTAGCGTCCCAAATTCCCAACCAACGCCTGGATCAGCTTGAGCTACCCACGACAGCGACACTTGCGTTAAAGGGCGATATCACGCGCTTGAATATGCTTGATCGCTTCCTCGCTCTTGATAACGAAGCGTCTGGCATGGAGTCTCCCGTTAGCCCAGTTAACAATGAAGGTAACATCCACCTTTCCGGTCATGGTCAAATTCAGGCCCATGCCAGCATTCGCGACTCACGCCCCCATGATGCCAAGTTGACGATTCAAGCGCCAGAACTGGCCGCCGATACACTTGGCTTCATCGCCCACGGCAGCGGCTCACTTAACGCCCAACTGACGCCGCAGGAGATCATAGAGGCAACGCTTAGCTTTGCCGATGCCACGCTGCACCACCAAGAGCGGTTGCTGCTTGACGAAGCCGACATCAACATCGTCGCCACCAGCCCCATTGACCCGCAAAAAGTGCGTGAAAAAGCCTCGGCAACGCTGCGTTGGCAATCCGCACGTCTGCCAAATATTAATGTGTTACAAACCTATCTAGGCACCATTTTACCCGACCCGGCACCGCTACAGCTGCTTAGCGGGCAAGCCGCGAGCCATGGACGACTCGATATCACCGCCGAGCAGCTCAGCGGTGAGGTGAATGTAGCCGGAGAGGGGCTTACTACTCGCTGGCAGAGCGAAGAGCAAGTCGGCACGCTAACCAGTGATATGCAGCTTTTTCTGCCTATTCGGCAGGCGGCAATGGATGGCTCAACCTTGAATATCAGCGGCACCCGATTGAATTGGCAAGTAGCCGACGCTGATCAACCGGGCGAGCGCCTAGCGAGTGTACTGGTATTAACCGACGGCCGTTTTCAACGTCGTGGTAACGCACCGAGTGGGCAGTTTTCGCTGGAAGGAAGCGTACAACAACTGGGCTTTTTGAATGCTTTCCTGCCTGATGCGCATGGTTTGGCGATTGCGGGCGAAGGCCAGCTCTTCGCCCAGGGAGCCTTTCGAAATAACCGCTTGCTGGCCCCTACCCGACTGAGGGTTAACGCCGACCAGCTAGAGGTTTCGTTTTTAGATTATCTCGCCACCGGGCGCGGTGAACTCACCGCCCAATTGGATAGCGCCGAACAAGCCCAGCTCTCACTGGGCATCCCCCGCTTCGCCTTAAGACGCCAAGACGACAACAGTCCCCACCTGGAGGGTCGCCACTTTGCCCTCACCACGCAAACTGAGCACTTTAGCGACGTGCTTGAATCTCCCCAGCCGGAGCACTTCACCACCCGCATCGCGCTGCCAATTACCGAAGTGCCCGACTTCACCCGCTACAACCGCTACCTGCCCGAAAGCGCGGGTATCAGGTTGCTGGACGGGCAAGCCAGCCTGGAGAGCGAGTGGCTGCTGGAAGGCTTAAATGCCCAGGGCGAAATCACCCTACGCGCTTTTGGCGCAGAGTTAGCGTTGCTGGATCAGCGGCTACGCGGCGACTTGCACCTTTATCTAGCGCTAACCGAGGGAGACCTGGAAACACGCCGCTTTACCGCCAACGACTCCTTCCTACGCTTGGAAAATGTAAGCCGCCAGAGTGACAACGACTCCGCAGATGCCGGTTGGTGGGTAACGCTTTCCATGTTGGATGCGCAGTTAGTGTGGGCAGACCCTATTCGCCTCGCTAGCCAGCTCCGCCTTGAGATGCGCGATACTGGCTTACTCGCCAGGCTGTTCCTCGCCCGGGCAAGGGACAGCGACTGGCTAGGACGACTGTTGAATGTTCACGATATCGAGGGCACGGCACAACTAGCGACCAGCGGCGAGCAAATTAGCCTGAGCGACTTAACACTCACCGGCGGCCCACTGTTGCTCCTTTCGGATGTCACGCTGGCCAAGCGCAGTGCCAATGGCGCGCTCTATGCCCGCCTCGGCGTGCTTGGGTTAGGGGTAGAGCTTAACGACAGCGAGCCAACCTTGCGGGTTATTCAACCACGCCGCTGGTTTGACCGCTGGCGTGAAACAAACCGCTCCCAAGGCCCTAATAATTAGACTTAACGTTTTTTGCGTTCCCGGCGAATCATCCTCACCCGCTCTTTGGCCTTTTGCGGGGTAGAGAGCGGCGCCGACGCCTCGTCATGGTTTTTAGGCGGTACTGTGACCCAGGCAAACACCGGCAATGCCAGGCGCCAATGAATAGCCGCCAAACGCAGCCCAAGGGTGACGCTGAGTGAGGCAGCAATGGTCAGCGTTAGCGGCACCGCCAGCGCATTTAGCGCTACGTAGACGATTCCCCCCGCCATCGCAGCGGTCGCATAAATCTCTTCGCGCAGCACCATGGGCACCCGCTGGGCCAGCACATCACGAATCATGCCACCTGCCACACCGGTCATCATGCCCATTAACAC
This window encodes:
- a CDS encoding DUF3581 family protein — translated: MFKDFYTQRGEYVVISAEQASRFAKGVAGDYNPIHNPDARRFCVPGDLLFALVLATFGLSRQMEFRFTNMVGADTPLKFSEADDGTLHVCDDSGKCYLQVVRSGEITRDTAAVEAFARCYVAFSGKNFPHYLKPLMEQHGVMFNPKRPLVIYDSMGFSLERLDGFSPGLTLNHSSLEVYGKRADALLDFSIESAGEAVGVGSKKLVVSGLCDYDADEMAAIVEEFYRLKAAYETASA
- a CDS encoding potassium/proton antiporter; the protein is MFPVDHLILLAAILILVGIVSSKLSARLGLPVLVLFLVIGMLAGESGIGGIAFDNPAGAHALGTLALAMILFDGGLQTPTASIKKVWKPASLLATLGVLITALITGLAAAYILGLPLLEGFLLGAIVGSTDAAAVFSLLRNAGIHINKKLKSTLEIESASNDPMAIFLTVGLLEVLVNNMQPGTGLLKLFILQMGLGGLVGLGVGWVSVKLINRIHLVASGLYPVMVAACGFLSFGISANLGGSGFLAIFLTGVFIGNHRIAFQRSTFLFHDGLAWLSQIVMFVVLGLLINPVSLLDVWLEGLLIAAVLILIARPIAVFPIMKLFGFNARETSLVAWVGLRGSVPIILAIFPLMFGLEGAELIFNVVFFVVLISATIQGTTLPIVARKLRLTEMPPAVPAASLEITALEEVDADIVEYTLSDHPRAAGRRLSQMALPDTTVVAMITRGKDVIPPRGSTELMAGDHLFVVLRPETRPFIDCVFSDAIGVVSEELPDQELKLKGSTKIDDLRHSYGLFIKEQNGQMTLDTLLRNHLSKQPEVGDSMQIEGISLAVLETLGGRITTVGLTVQGSSLTAARA